A genomic region of Bombus fervidus isolate BK054 chromosome 17, iyBomFerv1, whole genome shotgun sequence contains the following coding sequences:
- the LOC139996027 gene encoding uncharacterized protein isoform X2, which produces MWRYRTIALLALLALLCIDAQAAETRAKRNPHGFHDAAAESSFLKSLAGVGGLGGGLGGGFGGGFGGGFGGGGGGGGGGGGGGFGSGGGFGSGGGFGGSKGGPGCHTGGCAGSGSGAGSGAGGGAGGGAGGGGGGGLGGGLGSGLGGGLGSGLGGGLGGGAGGHGAGGHGGAGGRPGGGAGAYGGSAAGGGAGGYGGSGAGGGAGGGAGSGGGAGSGAGGGAGGYGGSGAGGGAGGYGGSGAGGGAGGYGGSGAGGGAGSHAGAGGGAGSGGYGGSGAGGGAGGRGSGAGGHGGAGAGGGAGGYGGAGAGGGAGGYGGAGAGGGAGGYGGAGAGGGAGGYGGLGGGTGAGGHGGAGSGAGGYGGSGAGGGAGAGGGAGGYGGAGAGGGAGGYGGLGGGAGAGGHGGAGAGGGAGGFGGAGAGGGASGHGGAGAGGGAGGYGGAGAGGGAGGYGGSGAGGGAGGYGGSGAGGGAGGYGSAGGKGGAGGYGGAGGLGGPGGFGGYKGAGATSSASANANANANANAFAAASASANAHALANSNAHASATANANAGAGLGGGYGGYDGYGGPGGPDGHGVDLFSRLGDIKEGVNKSGGVDKAKGVYSSSAANIDSTGKGSYKVSAGKIV; this is translated from the exons ATGTGGAGATATCGAACGATCGCGCTTCTTGCCTTACTGGCTCTTCTCTGCATTGACGCACAAG cTGCAGAGACCAGAGCGAAACGTAACCCTCACGGATTTCACGATGCAGCCGCTGAAAGCAGTTTCCTGAAATCTCTCGCTGGTGTGGGTGGATTAGGTGGTGGACTGGGTGGTGGATTTGGCGGAGGATTTGGCGGAGGTTTcggcggtggtggcggtggtggcggAGGTGGAGGTGGTGGCGGATTTGGCAGTGGTGGAGGATTCGGTTCTGGTGGTGGTTTTGGTGGTTCTAAGGGAGGACCTGGCTGCCATACCGGAGGTTGCGCTGGCAGTGGTAGTGGTGCCGGAAGTGGCGCAGGAGGTGGCGCAGGAGGTGGTGCCGGAGGTGGTGGCGGAGGTGGCCTAGGAGGTGGCCTAGGAAGCGGCCTAGGAGGTGGCCTAGGAAGCGGCCTAGGAGGTGGCCTAGGAGGTGGAGCTGGCGGGCACGGTGCAGGAGGGCACGGAGGAGCTGGTGGTCGACCTGGCGGTGGTGCCGGAGCATATGGTGGCTCCGCAGCTGGAGGTGGCGCTGGAGGATACGGTGGCTCCGGCGCTGGAGGTGGTGCTGGCGGTGGAGCTGGAAGTGGCGGCGGAGCTGGAAGTGGCGCTGGAGGTGGCGCTGGAGGATACGGAGGATCTGGCGCTGGGGGTGGCGCTGGAGGATACGGAGGATCTGGCGCTGGAGGTGGCGCTGGAGGATACGGAGGATCTGGCGCTGGAGGTGGCGCCGGGAGTCATGCGG GCGCAGGCGGCGGAGCTGGAAGTGGTGGTTACGGTGGTTCAGGTGCCGGAGGTGGTGCTGGCGGACGCGGTAGTGGAGCTGGAGGACATGGTGGTGCAGGCGCCGGTGGTGGAGCTGGGGGATATGGTGGTGCAGGCGCCGGTGGTGGAGCTGGAGGATATGGTGGTGCAGGCGCCGGTGGTGGAGCTGGAGGATATGGTGGTGCAGGTGCCGGTGGTGGAGCTGGAGGTTATGGTGGACTAGGCGGTGGTACTGGTGCTGGCGGACACGGTGGCGCCGGTAGTGGAGCTGGAGGTTACGGTGGTTCAGGTGCCGGAGGTGGTGCAGGTGCCGGTGGTGGAGCTGGAGGATATGGTGGTGCAGGCGCCGGTGGTGGAGCTGGAGGTTATGGTGGTCTAGGCGGTGGTGCTGGTGCTGGTGGACACGGTGGAGCAGGTGCCGGAGGTGGAGCTGGCGGATTTGGTGGAGCTGGTGCTGGAGGTGGAGCTAGTGGACACGGCGGCGCAGGTGCCGGTGGTGGAGCTGGAGGATATGGTGGCGCAGGCGCCGGTGGCGGAGCTGGCGGATACGGTGGATCAGGCGCCGGTGGCGGAGCTGGCGGATACGGTGGATCAGGTGCCGGAGGTGGAGCTGGTGGATATGGTAGCGCAGGTGGCAAAGGTGGAGCTGGTGGCTATGGTGGAGCAGGTGGTCTAGGCGGACCCGGTGGTTTTGGTGGTTACAAGGGAGCAGGCGCCACTTCCAGTGCCAGCGCAAACGCCAACGCCAACGCCAACGCGAATGCTTTTGCAGCTGCGAGTGCCAGCGCTAATGCACATGCTCTTGCTAATTCAAATGCGCATGCATCCGCTACTGCGAATGCAAACGCTGGTGCCGGTCTCGGAGGAGGATACGGCGGTTACGATGGTTACGGTGGTCCCGGTGGTCCCGATGGACATGGAGTCGA TCTTTTTTCCCGTCTTGGCGATATCAAGGAAGGAGTGAATAAGAGCGGAGGCGTGGATAAAGCCAAAGGTGTCTACAGCAGTAGCGCAGCCAACATCGATTCTACTGGAAAGGGATCGTACAAAGTATCGGCTGGAAAAATAGTCTAA